The DNA region CTGGACCGACTCCTGGTCGGCGAACGGCTGGACCGGCTGGCAAAAGGCAGCAGGCGGGCCGTCGGGCGGGCTCACCGGGACGCCGACCGCGATGGCCTTCGGGAACCAGCTCCAGGTCACGGTGCAGGGCCTGAACGGGCGGGCTCACCAAGCCGCCTGGCAGCCCGGCAGTAACTGGTGGTGGGCCGACCTGGGCGGCACGGCGGCGAACTAGGGGCGACAAAGTACGCCGTGGCCGACGAACCGACCGTGTTCGCCGGCCACGGCGTGCCCGTGCCACGAGACGGCTTCGGCCAAGCGGCCGAAGAACACCGGCCTGCTTGATCCGATTGGCGGGTTTTCCGGACCGCACAACGGCAACATCATGGAAATGGTGCGATAAAGGCGCTGCGGGGCGAGCAACCTCGGGGGGGAGCCAGGGTGCTGCGAATTCACTTCACCGACGCGGATATTTCTCGGATCACCATCGCGGAGGACGTCGATGCGTCATGGGAGACTTTGTTCAGTCTCCACCTTTTACAAGAACCGGACGAAATCCTCACTTTCGATCATTGGCGGCGCCGGATAAGGGCGGAAATTCCCGCCTGGATTCCGCTTCTGCTGGAGTTGGCGCCGCCTCGCGGCTATTCTGCGGACTTTCTCACTCCGGGGCGTGGAGAAACCGACTCGGCTACGGTGATCGACCGCATAATGTCCACGCCCCGTCGTCGACTACAAGACAACGTGGCCTGTCTCGCGGATCGACGGCCGCCGACGCCGTGGACGCGCAAGCTGGCGGACGGCGATGTCACCGCCCTGCGGGAGCTCGGTACTGCTCTGGACCGGTACTACCAGCGGGCGGTCGCGCCGTATCGAGGGCGGCTGCGCGCGCACGTCGAGGCCGACCGATCGCGGCGCGGCAAGGCGTTGCTGACCGGTGGGGTCGACCGGCTGCTCGCCACCCTTCATCCGCGGGTCGCCTGGCGGCCACCGGTGTTGCAGGTGCTCGACTACGTCGACCAGGACCTCCATCTGCACGGCAGAGGCCTGGTGCTCCTTCCGTCGCATTTCTGCCGCCACCATCCGGTGACCCTGAAAGACGCAGATCTGCCCCCGGTGCTCGCCTACCCGGTGAACCCCGGTTTCGCCTGGCTCACGCCGGACAGGCCTGCCTCGCAGGACCCGGTGACCACCCTGCTGGGTCGCACTCGCGCCGCCACGCTGCGCGCCAGCACCACAGCGGTCACCACGACCGACCTCGCCCGCCGGATCGGGTTGTCCCCTCCCAGCGCGAGCAAGCACGCCAGAGTGCTGCGGGAGGCAGGCCTGATCACCACCCGGCGCGATGGCGGCGCCGTCATCCACCAGGTGTCCGGCCTTGGCGTGGCGGTTCTCAACGGCGAGTTGCCCGCCTGAAGCTCGTTCCGCGCACTCGGTGTGCTTGAGCGCGATGTGGCGGCACACGGGGGAGTGGGCGGTCACACGCCGTCCACCACACGGCGGCAGCGGGTCGGCGGGCTCCACCAATGGTAGGAATGCCTGGTGACCGAACCGAATTTGATCGAAGCAGCAGCCGAAGAGGCAGTCACCCTCACCAGTGAACTGATCCGCATCGACACCACCAACACCGGTGACCCCGACACGCTCGTCGGTGAACGCGCCGCGGCAGAGTACGTCGCCGAGAAGCTCACCGACGCGGGCTACGAGATCACCTATGTCGAGTCCGGCGGCAAGGACCGCCACAACGTGATCGTCCGGCTGCCGGGCGCCGACCCCTCGCGCGGCGCGCTCCTGATCCACGGTCACCTCGACGCCGTCCCCGCCGACGCCTCGGAGTGGTCGGTCCACCCGTTCTCCGGCGCCATCCAGGACGACTACGTCTGGGGCCGCGGCGCCGTGGACATGAAGGACATGTGCGGGATGGCGCTCGCGCTGGCCCGGCACTACAAGATCAACGGCATCGTCCCGCCGCGTGACCTCGTCTTCGCGTTCCTGGCCGACGAAGAGGCGGGCGGCAAGTACGGCGCGCAGTGGCTGGTCGAGAACCGGCCGGAGCTGTTCGAGGGCGTCACCGAGGCGATCAGCGAGGTCGGCGGCTTCTCGATCACGCTGAAGGACAACGTCCGCGCGTATCTCATCGAGACGGCCGAGAAGGGTATCCGCTGGATGAAGCTGCGGGTGCGCGGCACCGCCGGCCACGGCTCGATGATCCACCGCGACAACGCCGTCACCAAGCTGTCGGAGGCCGTCGCCAGGCTCGGCAACCACCGCTTCCCCCTGGTCATGACCGACTCCGTCCGCGAGTTCCTGGACGGCGTCACCGAGATCACCGGCTGGGACTTCCCCGAGGACGACATCGAGGGTTCCGTCGCGAAACTCGGCAACATCTCCCGGATGATCGGCGCGACCCTGCGCGACACGGCGAACCCGACGATGCTCACCGCGGGCTACAAGTCGAACGTCATCCCTTCGGTCGCGGAGGCGTCGGTCGACTGCCGGATCCTGCCCGGCCGCCTCGAGGCGTTCAACGCCGAGCTGGAAGAGATCCTCGGCCCGGACATCGAGAAGGAATGGATGGAGCTGCCGCCGGTCGAGACGACCTTCGACGGTGCCCTGGTCGATGCCATGACCAACGCCGTCCTTGCCGAAGACCCGGGCGCCCGCACGCTGCCGTACATGCTTTCCGGCGGCACCGACGCGAAGTCCTTCCAGTCGCTCGGGATCCGCAACTTCGGGTTCGCCCCACTGCAGCTGCCCGCAGACCTCGATTTCTCGGCGCTGTTCCACGGAGTCGACGAGCGTGTCCCGGTCGACGCGCTGAAGTTCGGCGTCCGCGTGCTCGACCGCTTCCTCCGCTCGGCCTGATGCCCGGTCTGCTGGCCGCCGACGGGACACCCCTGCACTTCGAGCGCTGGGGTGATCCGTCGGCGCCGGTGACCGTCGTCCTCCTCCACGGGTACGCCCTCGACAGGCGGAGCTGGCGCGCCGTCGCGCCGGTGCTGGCCGAGGCCTCCGAGGACCAGCTCGCCGTGGTGGCCTACGACCAGCGCGGGCACGGGGAATCCGGTGAGGTCCGGGCCGCGTCGGCGACCATGGGGCACCTCGCCGACGATCTGGCCGAGGTACTGGCGAAGGTGGTCCCCGACGGCAAGGTCGTCCTGGTCGGCCACGACATGGGCGGGCTCGCGATCCTTTCACTCGCCCAGCGCCATCCGGACGTCTTCGCGGCGCGAGTGGCGGGAATCGGGTTGCTCGCCATGTCGGCGGGCGGCGTCACCCCGGACGCGATCTGGCCGAACGCGCTCGGCAAACTCGGCCGTGACCTGGAGATGGTCTTCGGAACCAAACTGATCGGCCTGGTGCGGGAACATACGAGCAAGGCGGTGACCGCCGGGCTGCGGTGGTGGCTCTTCGGGGACGATCCGGTGCCCGCCGACGTCGAACTGACGGTGCGGATGATCCGCGGCAACTGGCCGCAGACGGTGTCGGCGTTCCGCCCGGCGCTGGACGCCTACACGCGGGAATCGGCGTTGTCGCAGGTCGGCGCGGTGCCGGTGATCGCGATCGTGGGGGAGCGCGACAAGCTGGTGCCCACGGCGGACGTCGAGGAACTGGCGGGCGCGGTGCGGAACGGCACGTCCGTGGTGCTGCCAGGGGTCGGGCACGTCGTCCCGCTGGAGGCGGCCCCGCAGGTGGTGCCGCGCCTGCTGGCCCTGGCGAACCGGGCCCACCGACAAGACTGACCTCCTTGACAAAAACTCTTTTCGGTGACACCTTCGTGCCATGTTCTCCGTTGCGGTGATCGAGGACGCGGAAGCGGCCGAAGTGTCGCTGGATCCGGTCCGGGCCAGGCTCCTCGCCGAACTCGCCGAGCCGGCGTCGGCCACGATGCTGGCCGCGCGGGTGGACCTGCCGAGACAGAAGGTGAACTACCACCTCCGCGCGCTGGAGAAACACGGGCTGGTCGAGCTCGTCGAGGAGCGGCGGAAGGGCAACGTCACCGAGCGCATGATGCGCGCGACGGCCTCCTCGTACGTCATCTCGCCGACGGCGCTCTCGGCCGTGCAGCCCGATCCTGCGCAGTCACCGGACCGGCTGTCCGCGCGCTGGCTGCTCGCGGTGGCGGGCAGGCTGGTGCGCGACGTCGGCCTTCTGATCACCGGCGCGACCAAGGCACGCAAACGGGTCGCGACCTTCGCGATCGACGGCGAGGTGCGGTTCTCCTCCGCCGCGGACAGGGCCGCGTTCGCCGAAGAGCTCACCGTCGCGATCACGAATCTGGTGAGCAAATACCACGACGAAGGCGCCGAACAGGGCCGCGATCACCGGATCGTCGTCGCCGTCCATCCGAGCGTCAAAACCGAGCCCGAGGAGCGCTGAGTGGGCCACGAATTCGAGATCACCGACCGCCTCGAGGTCGACGCGACGCCCGAACAGGTCTGGGACGCCATCGCGACCGGACCGGGGATCACGTCGTGGTTCATGGGCCGCAACGAGGTCGACGGCGGTGTCGGCGGAACCGTGAAGACCGCGTTCGGCGGCTACGAGCCCACGTCGGCGATCACCTCGTGGGACCCGCTGGAGCGGCTCGTCTACGGCACGGAACCCGCACCGGACGGACGGTTCGTCGCCTACGAGTTCCTCATCGAGGGCCGCTCCGGCGGCAGCACCGTGCTGCGGACCGTGACGAGCGGTTTCCTGCCCGGCGACGACTGGGAAGACGAGTTCGAGGCGATGACCACGGGTGGCGAGCTGTTCCTCCGCACCCTCGTCGAGTACCTCAACCGGTTCGCCGGCCGGAAGGCCGTGCCGGTGACGGTGTTCGGGCCGATGATCGGGGACTGGGACAGCGCGTGGCTGAAGCTGGGCCGGGAGCTCGGCCTCGCCGGGCGGCCGGAAACGGGGGACCGGGTCCGGCTCTCCACCGACTCCGTGTCCACCGTGGACGGCGAGGTCTATCTCGCGAACGCGCAGACGGTCGGCATCCGGACCGCGGACTCGTTCCTGCGCTTCGTGCGCGGGTTCGCCGGGCCGATGTGCGCGATGCATCACCTGTTCGGCGACGTCGACCCCGCGGAACAGGACGCGCTCTGGGCCGACTGGCTCGGCCGGGTCTTCAAGAGCTGAAGGGCGCTTTCACCGCATCGCATGCGTGATCCGATGGACGACACAGGTGACGGAAAGGACGACACGCGTGTCCAGATGGACGACACGTGTGTCGTCCCTCCAATCACGCGTGTCGTCCATCGGATCACGCGAGATCGCGGTTCGGTCCCGGCGGCCGACGCTCGCCCTGGTGTTCAAGAGCTGAAGGGCGCTTTCAGGTGATGAGGCCGGGCAGGGGAGTGGCGGTGCGCTTGCGGCGCAACCACACCCTCCGGGTCCCGTCCGAGTAGAGCCGGACGGTCGAAAGCTCCCAGCCGGCGAACTCGGCGTGGATCGACAGCTGCGTCGCCGCCGCCCGCCGGGAAACACCAGGAGGCAGCTGCAGCCGCCGGTACTCCCAATCCCCTTCGACCACCGCCTCGTCCACCACTGTCATGGCGTGATCACCTGGATCCCTTCTCCGATGGCCGAGCCGACGACCACACGGCCGCCCTGCTCGTCGACGGTGACCGAATCTGGCTGCCGCACGGTGGGGAACCGGTGCTTCTCGATCGGCTCTCCACCGCGGACGTCGAAACCGACGACCTCGTTGCGTTCGGTGAGCGTGACCCAGGCGAGGCCGCGGGTGCGGTCGTAGGCGATGCCGTACGCCCCGCCGGGAACGGGATAGCGCTGGCGCAACAACAGCGGAGTGGTGGAGAACGCCAGCAGAGCGCCCGCGCGCGCGTCGGTGACGAAGACCCGGCCGAGATCGTCGGTGACCGCGTTGGCCGCGCCGTCACCGGCACGCAGGCCCTCGCCGATCTTGCCCTCGGCGAGGTCGACGGCGAACAGGGCGGTGCGGAGCTTGTCGAGCACGACCACGCCGTCACCGGTGCTCAGCACGTCGTCGGCGCTGTAGATCTGACCGGTGATGGTCCTCGGCCCCGCGTTCTTCGAAAGCACCTCGACGGCCTTGCGGTCCCGGACGGAGACCAGCGTCGCGTCGCCGTCGGCGAGACCGGCCGACGGCTGCCCCGCCACCGGCACCGTCTCCAGCGCGCCGCCGGGCAGGGAGACCTTCGCCAGCAGGCTCTTGCCGGGAACGCTGGCGAGCACCTGGGAGCCCGAGACCGTGAGCCGCTCGGCCGGACCGGGCAGGGCCACCGTCGTCTTGGGGGTGTCAAGGGCGGCGAGATCGTAGATGCGCAGCGAAGGCGGCTCCGAAACGGCGACGACCAGCGACTTGCTCGCCTCGTCGGTCACCAGGGCTCGCACGCCCGGCACCGCGAACACCGACCCGGCGGGCTTGACGCTCACGGCGGGGGAGACCGCCGCGGTCGCCGCGACAGGGTTCTGCACGATCTGCAAGGAATCGTTGGGCGTGTCGTCCGTACTGCAGGACGAGAGCACCAGGACACCGGCGAGCGGGATCGCGATCCGGGAAACGGCGGACAGCCGACCCACCTTGGTGCCTCCACCTGCTACTCGTCGAACGGACTTGTCCAGCATCCTCCTGGAACTCCACCACGTCACGTCAGCGTCACCCAACAGTCACCTAATCCAGTATTCGAGACGGCTCAGAGGCCGCGTTC from Amycolatopsis sp. EV170708-02-1 includes:
- a CDS encoding DUF5703 family protein, yielding MTVVDEAVVEGDWEYRRLQLPPGVSRRAAATQLSIHAEFAGWELSTVRLYSDGTRRVWLRRKRTATPLPGLIT
- a CDS encoding helix-turn-helix domain-containing protein produces the protein MFSVAVIEDAEAAEVSLDPVRARLLAELAEPASATMLAARVDLPRQKVNYHLRALEKHGLVELVEERRKGNVTERMMRATASSYVISPTALSAVQPDPAQSPDRLSARWLLAVAGRLVRDVGLLITGATKARKRVATFAIDGEVRFSSAADRAAFAEELTVAITNLVSKYHDEGAEQGRDHRIVVAVHPSVKTEPEER
- a CDS encoding M20/M25/M40 family metallo-hydrolase, producing MTEPNLIEAAAEEAVTLTSELIRIDTTNTGDPDTLVGERAAAEYVAEKLTDAGYEITYVESGGKDRHNVIVRLPGADPSRGALLIHGHLDAVPADASEWSVHPFSGAIQDDYVWGRGAVDMKDMCGMALALARHYKINGIVPPRDLVFAFLADEEAGGKYGAQWLVENRPELFEGVTEAISEVGGFSITLKDNVRAYLIETAEKGIRWMKLRVRGTAGHGSMIHRDNAVTKLSEAVARLGNHRFPLVMTDSVREFLDGVTEITGWDFPEDDIEGSVAKLGNISRMIGATLRDTANPTMLTAGYKSNVIPSVAEASVDCRILPGRLEAFNAELEEILGPDIEKEWMELPPVETTFDGALVDAMTNAVLAEDPGARTLPYMLSGGTDAKSFQSLGIRNFGFAPLQLPADLDFSALFHGVDERVPVDALKFGVRVLDRFLRSA
- a CDS encoding YncE family protein, translating into MGRLSAVSRIAIPLAGVLVLSSCSTDDTPNDSLQIVQNPVAATAAVSPAVSVKPAGSVFAVPGVRALVTDEASKSLVVAVSEPPSLRIYDLAALDTPKTTVALPGPAERLTVSGSQVLASVPGKSLLAKVSLPGGALETVPVAGQPSAGLADGDATLVSVRDRKAVEVLSKNAGPRTITGQIYSADDVLSTGDGVVVLDKLRTALFAVDLAEGKIGEGLRAGDGAANAVTDDLGRVFVTDARAGALLAFSTTPLLLRQRYPVPGGAYGIAYDRTRGLAWVTLTERNEVVGFDVRGGEPIEKHRFPTVRQPDSVTVDEQGGRVVVGSAIGEGIQVITP
- a CDS encoding SRPBCC domain-containing protein, whose amino-acid sequence is MGHEFEITDRLEVDATPEQVWDAIATGPGITSWFMGRNEVDGGVGGTVKTAFGGYEPTSAITSWDPLERLVYGTEPAPDGRFVAYEFLIEGRSGGSTVLRTVTSGFLPGDDWEDEFEAMTTGGELFLRTLVEYLNRFAGRKAVPVTVFGPMIGDWDSAWLKLGRELGLAGRPETGDRVRLSTDSVSTVDGEVYLANAQTVGIRTADSFLRFVRGFAGPMCAMHHLFGDVDPAEQDALWADWLGRVFKS
- a CDS encoding helix-turn-helix transcriptional regulator, whose product is MSTPRRRLQDNVACLADRRPPTPWTRKLADGDVTALRELGTALDRYYQRAVAPYRGRLRAHVEADRSRRGKALLTGGVDRLLATLHPRVAWRPPVLQVLDYVDQDLHLHGRGLVLLPSHFCRHHPVTLKDADLPPVLAYPVNPGFAWLTPDRPASQDPVTTLLGRTRAATLRASTTAVTTTDLARRIGLSPPSASKHARVLREAGLITTRRDGGAVIHQVSGLGVAVLNGELPA
- a CDS encoding alpha/beta fold hydrolase, with the protein product MPGLLAADGTPLHFERWGDPSAPVTVVLLHGYALDRRSWRAVAPVLAEASEDQLAVVAYDQRGHGESGEVRAASATMGHLADDLAEVLAKVVPDGKVVLVGHDMGGLAILSLAQRHPDVFAARVAGIGLLAMSAGGVTPDAIWPNALGKLGRDLEMVFGTKLIGLVREHTSKAVTAGLRWWLFGDDPVPADVELTVRMIRGNWPQTVSAFRPALDAYTRESALSQVGAVPVIAIVGERDKLVPTADVEELAGAVRNGTSVVLPGVGHVVPLEAAPQVVPRLLALANRAHRQD